Sequence from the Selenomonadales bacterium genome:
CGGCAGCTATCTGACGCAGTCCGCCTCCCCTATCTTATCTGTCATGGGAGGCATCGCAAAAATATTTGTTTGGTTCAATATATGAAGATGATATGAAAATATGTCGCAGGTGGAATAGATTTTATAAAAAAGAAACGGATACAGTTGATTCTGTATCCGTTGGTTCGTTAGCTATGCCGTTAGTCGAGCTCGTATTCGATGTGATAATTGCGATATTTATCGCAAATGATGCGAATTGCCGTTGTAATGGCTTTTTTTGCATTGCCTTGATAGATGCGGTCGATCATCTGACAGAGTGGCTCGGGGCCGTCATTTAAGTTGTATCCGGTGATAGCATGAGAGATATGTTTCGATGCTAAATGTGTAGCAAGTGTGCAATCTGCTTCGATAATAAGGCCTGTTTCTACGTTGACTAATACTGTTATGGCAACAGTCTTATATAGTTCGCTGGCTGT
This genomic interval carries:
- a CDS encoding DUF3870 domain-containing protein; this encodes MDTNLVLFSGYAKLPAGITASELYKTVAITVLVNVETGLIIEADCTLATHLASKHISHAITGYNLNDGPEPLCQMIDRIYQGNAKKAITTAIRIICDKYRNYHIEYELD